A single Venturia canescens isolate UGA chromosome 1, ASM1945775v1, whole genome shotgun sequence DNA region contains:
- the LOC122418021 gene encoding serine/threonine-protein kinase 11-interacting protein isoform X1: MATSNNPNGMAGMEEILELARLLRKNGDTVLSGASKLSLSTKLLHNLNDAFSIIVDDKQEIDSSFQVCNSSKNDVFRNIKFLHDFVQKTIWLKVSHNCNDPRIPVDISKFRQLRFLELRKVCIDLVSGIQGVRGQLESISCTGGGGVGTVGRLLASCGRDAGVGFVWASMKRLALPYNGLGRLDKSLELAPWLQTLDLSHNLIISTSELDCLPSLKYVNLGYNKLEAAPTLNKATYHTLQILVLRNNYIENLNGLQGLDCLAELDLSYNCLDDHSVLWPLETMSALLWVALEGNPLAYYKKHRLLTIKHLHSALSESKLITSHQFVLDHEPLSKTEKMLVSHNRTFMIRSAPSPSKDDQASMTSSIMSNVTLPSVENTYHNDLLITQRSDLMEGNERMATRNRKKKYVCEAIITDEDTKENTTDMSSSIASSLLETSADHLETKKQILALRAKFGDEKWLVSDAGSFVQDIMGLERSVVPTLQIASGLDPSLHSVVTTVSTKYSTNFSTDSAVWSNESSSDDVATESAVLKGDEVEREENDIIVDESEGDKTINIKDQIESLKVTEPLYDPGEETGELYLVQQKSNSEEMQTFFLVITPEEIKEIDWITGRLRYRWSTDTVLSCVMGRGETPTIDFIFDTTRKDRQNRTYFVEKEDAPKIVKTVGDLIKVRPILLKVFKCMKCSTHFSQDPDYVTGVTTTTISSIKPPKCPTCRSTLVIQTDELLTPDVEDAKKDFEKSPSKSHTDENTVQGNLQHSGSHSSIGGTEGGPMLVTTSLVQYDSRPQAQVSCSATSLEESRESTPSASTVTKRYESDIEILSNPSQSSIEVLDDGTKASSTPNRKRSSEERRVAIAPTLLTIPDTAPVMTGLTESSSSGSLTDSICTAYENKALRTPGIASKRNDKKMLSGCETPTNSEPSKIATSTTPVGNLTSMLGGLLQSMKIVTPKSTPTKPEEATDFLETDIEYSYDDFGSVDHRIKLHLVLNVFEQENEKFRMLLRAQMIMQDSTEPFQGCLVLSNCKVYVLKIIGPESGDPQRWLSKEMSWTHDKLRCIAPLPFKQGVLVELVKRNVPKEDPIEIDIVCILQDFKRTSNLLYYLTDLGLPFQCQLDSTAPSHYKRVLLDSMDLSSNWKSWEEIRILAFFTLASFTQNDDKMKLKSGGLIVTDSAILLTGEKVQWLLPISEEKPQIIAEHAISNLIEVGHRRCLLDLSFIDEVGGVEDIWRLVFVSSDAAKAVINAIEAPWEKLFSVPLQVTNKAL; encoded by the exons ATGGCGACCTCAAATAATCCCAATGGGATGGCAGGCATGGAAGAGATCCTAGAGCTGGCTAGATTATTacgaaaaaatggtgataCTGTTCTTAGTGGAGCAAGCAAATTATCTCTTTCCACCAAACTGCTACACAATCTCAATGATGCATTTTCAATCATTGTCGATGACAAGCAAGAAATTGATAGTTCGTTCCAAGTCTGCAACAGCTctaaaaatgatgtttttaGAAATATCAAATTCCTTCATGATTTTGTACAGAAGACAATTTGGTTGAAAGTTTCTCACAACTGCAATGATCCACGGATCCCTGTGGATATATCAAAATTTCGTCAGTTGAGATTTTTGGAGCTTCGTAAAGTTTGTATCGATCTAGTCAGTGGAATTCAAGGAGTAAGAGGACAATTAGAAAGTATTTCTTGTACTGGAGGAGGAGGTGTGGGCACTGTTGGAAGATTGCTGG CTTCTTGTGGTCGTGATGCTGGAGTTGGCTTTGTCTGGGCTTCTATGAAACGTTTAGCATTACCATACAATGGACTTGGGAGACTGGATAAATCTTTGGAACTCGCGCCATGGCTCCAAACCTTAGATTTGAGTCATAATCTTATTATTTCGACCAGCGAACTGGATTGTCTCCCAAGTTTGAAATATGTTAATCTTGGGTATAATAAACTGGAGGCAGCTCCTACCTTGAACAAGGCTACATATCATACTTTGCAAATTCTAGTATTGAGAAataattatattgaaaatttgaacg GCTTACAAGGTTTGGATTGTTTGGCGGAGCTCGATTTGTCATATAATTGTCTCGACGATCATTCAGTTCTGTGGCCATTGGAAACTATGTCAGCTTTATTATGGGTTGCTCTTGAAGGAAATCCTCTCGCCTACTACAAAAAACATAGATTGCTCACAATCAAACATCTTCATTCGGCCTTATCTGAAAGTAAA CTTATCACGTCACATCAGTTTGTTTTAGATCACGAGCCATTAAGTAAAACAGAGAAAATGTTGGTCTCGCACAACCGGACGTTCATGATCAGGTCTGCACCATCGCCATCAAAAGATGATCAGGCCTCGATGACCAGTTCTATTATGTCCAACGTGACATTACCATCGGTAGAAAATACATATCACAATGATCTATTAATCACTCAAAGATCTGATTTGATGGAGGGTAATGAAAGAATGGCAACGCgcaatagaaaaaagaaatatgtcTGTGAAGCGATTATAACGGATGAGGATACCAAGGAAAATACGACAGATATGTCGTCGAGTATTGCTTCTTCGCTCCTGGAAACTTCGGCTGATCatttggaaacaaaaaaacaaattctcgCTTTGAGAGCTAAATTCGGCGACGAGAAATGGTTGGTCAGTGATGCGGGTTCCTTTGTCCAAGATATAATGGGTCTTGAAAGATCCGTCGTTCCTACATTACAAATTGCATCTGGTTTGGATCCATCATTGCACTCAGTTGTTACGACCGTTAGTACAAAATATTCAACCAATTTTTCAACTGATTCTGCGGTTTGGAGTAACGAGTCATCGAGCGATGACGTTGCAACTGAGTCGGCGGTTCTCAAAGGCGATGAAGTTGAGCGCGAAGAGAACGATATCATTGTTGACGAATCAGAGGGTGACAAAACTATCAATATTAAAGACCAAATAGAGTCTCTAAAAGTCACTGAACCGCTCTATGACCCGGGGGAAG AGACGGGAGAATTATATTTGGTCCAGCAAAAATCGAACAGCGAAGAGatgcaaacatttttcttagTCATAACACCGGA AGAAATTAAAGAAATCGATTGGATCACTGGACGCTTGAGATACAGGTGGTCAACTGACACTGTATTGTCGTGTGTCATGGGACGTGGCGAGACTCCAACAATTGATTTTATATTCGATACTACGCGAAAGGATCGACAAAATCGAACCTACTTCGTCGAGAAAGAAGACGCTCCG AAAATCGTTAAAACTGTGGGTGACTTGATAAAAGTTCGTCCCATATTACTGAAAGTTTTCAAATGCATGAAATGTTCGACGCATTTTTCACAAGACCCGGATTACGTGACTGGAGTGACAACAACTACAATATCCA GTATAAAACCCCCGAAATGTCCAACTTGTAGGAGTACGTTAGTAATACAAACCGATGAACTCTTGACTCCAGACGTCGAAGATgcaaaaaaagattttgaaaaatcgcctTCGAAAAGTCACACTGATGAAAATACTGTTCAAGGAAATTTACAGCATTCCGGATCGCATTCTAGCATCG GTGGAACAGAGGGCGGACCTATGCTCGTCACCACTTCTTTGGTGCAATACGACTCTCGCCCCCAAGCTCAAGTCAGCT GTTCAGCAACGAGTCTTGAGGAATCACGTGAATCAACGCCCTCGGCGAGTACAGTCACAAAACGTTATGAGAGTGATATTGAGATATTGAGTAATCCAAGTCAAAGTAGTATCGAGGTATTGGACGATGGAACAAA AGCGAGTTCGACGCCGAATAGAAAACGATCGTCGGAAGAGAGACGCGTTGCGATTGCTCCCACCCTCTTAACAATTCCAGACACAGCTCCTGTTATGACGGGCTTAACAGAAAGTAGCTCTTCAG GATCATTGACTGACAGTATTTGTACGGCTTACGAGAATAAAGCCTTGAGGACACCCGGAATAGCGAGCAAAcggaacgataaaaaaatgttatctgGCTGTGAAACCCCAACAAATTCTGAACCATCAAAAATCGCTACATCGACAACACCTGTAGGAAATCTGACTTCGATGCTCGGAG GATTGCTTCAGAGCATGAAAATTGTTACGCCCAAAAGTACTCCGACCAAGCCCGAGGAAGCAACGGATTTTTTAGAAACCGATATAGAATATTCGTATGATGACTTTGGAAGTGTCGATCACAGAATAAAATTGCATCTGGTATTGAACGTTTTCGAACAGGAGAACGAAAAATTCCGCATGCTTTTGAGG gCTCAAATGATCATGCAAGATTCGACAGAACCTTTCCAAGGATGTCTTGTTTTGTCAAACTGCAAAGTGTACGTGCTCAAGATAATCGGTCCAGAGAG TGGTGATCCTCAGCGCTGGTTGAGCAAGGAAATGAGTTGGACGCACGACAAATTGCGATGTATTGCTCCCTTACCCTTCAAACAAGGTGTGCTAGTGGAGTTAGTAAAACGCAATGTACCCAAAGAAGATCCAATCGAAATAGATATCGTATGCATACTTCAAGATTTCAAAAGAACTTCGAACCTTCTCTACTACCTAACGG ACTTAGGTCTACCTTTCCAGTGTCAATTGGATTCGACAGCACCATCTCACTACAAAAGAGTTTTACTGGATTCGATGGATTTGTCTTCGAACTGGAAATCCTGGgaggaaataagaattttagCTTTTTTCACACTAGCCTCGTTCACAcaaaatgatgataaaatgaaattgaaaagcgGCGGCTTAATCGTTACAGATTCGGCGATTTTACTCACAGGCGAAAAGGTCCAATGGCTTTTGCCGATAAGCGAAGAAAAGCCACAGATTATCGCGGAACACGCCATAAGCAACTTGATTGaagtg GGACACCGTCGTTGTCTCCTCGATTTGAGTTTTATCGATGAAGTTGGTGGAGTTGAGGATATATGGAGGCTCGTATTTGTATCATCGGATGCTGCCAAAGCTGTAATCAATGCGATCGAGGCACCTTGGGAAAAGTTGTTTTCGGTGCCATTACAAGTTACAAACAAAGCGTTGTGA
- the LOC122418021 gene encoding serine/threonine-protein kinase 11-interacting protein isoform X3 translates to MATSNNPNGMAGMEEILELARLLRKNGDTVLSGASKLSLSTKLLHNLNDAFSIIVDDKQEIDSSFQVCNSSKNDVFRNIKFLHDFVQKTIWLKVSHNCNDPRIPVDISKFRQLRFLELRKVCIDLVSGIQGVRGQLESISCTGGGGVGTVGRLLASCGRDAGVGFVWASMKRLALPYNGLGRLDKSLELAPWLQTLDLSHNLIISTSELDCLPSLKYVNLGYNKLEAAPTLNKATYHTLQILVLRNNYIENLNGLQGLDCLAELDLSYNCLDDHSVLWPLETMSALLWVALEGNPLAYYKKHRLLTIKHLHSALSESKLITSHQFVLDHEPLSKTEKMLVSHNRTFMIRSAPSPSKDDQASMTSSIMSNVTLPSVENTYHNDLLITQRSDLMEGNERMATRNRKKKYVCEAIITDEDTKENTTDMSSSIASSLLETSADHLETKKQILALRAKFGDEKWLVSDAGSFVQDIMGLERSVVPTLQIASGLDPSLHSVVTTVSTKYSTNFSTDSAVWSNESSSDDVATESAVLKGDEVEREENDIIVDESEGDKTINIKDQIESLKVTEPLYDPGEETGELYLVQQKSNSEEMQTFFLVITPEEIKEIDWITGRLRYRWSTDTVLSCVMGRGETPTIDFIFDTTRKDRQNRTYFVEKEDAPKIVKTVGDLIKVRPILLKVFKCMKCSTHFSQDPDYVTGVTTTTISSIKPPKCPTCRSTLVIQTDELLTPDVEDAKKDFEKSPSKSHTDENTVQGNLQHSGSHSSIGSATSLEESRESTPSASTVTKRYESDIEILSNPSQSSIEVLDDGTKASSTPNRKRSSEERRVAIAPTLLTIPDTAPVMTGLTESSSSGSLTDSICTAYENKALRTPGIASKRNDKKMLSGCETPTNSEPSKIATSTTPVGNLTSMLGGLLQSMKIVTPKSTPTKPEEATDFLETDIEYSYDDFGSVDHRIKLHLVLNVFEQENEKFRMLLRAQMIMQDSTEPFQGCLVLSNCKVYVLKIIGPESGDPQRWLSKEMSWTHDKLRCIAPLPFKQGVLVELVKRNVPKEDPIEIDIVCILQDFKRTSNLLYYLTDLGLPFQCQLDSTAPSHYKRVLLDSMDLSSNWKSWEEIRILAFFTLASFTQNDDKMKLKSGGLIVTDSAILLTGEKVQWLLPISEEKPQIIAEHAISNLIEVGHRRCLLDLSFIDEVGGVEDIWRLVFVSSDAAKAVINAIEAPWEKLFSVPLQVTNKAL, encoded by the exons ATGGCGACCTCAAATAATCCCAATGGGATGGCAGGCATGGAAGAGATCCTAGAGCTGGCTAGATTATTacgaaaaaatggtgataCTGTTCTTAGTGGAGCAAGCAAATTATCTCTTTCCACCAAACTGCTACACAATCTCAATGATGCATTTTCAATCATTGTCGATGACAAGCAAGAAATTGATAGTTCGTTCCAAGTCTGCAACAGCTctaaaaatgatgtttttaGAAATATCAAATTCCTTCATGATTTTGTACAGAAGACAATTTGGTTGAAAGTTTCTCACAACTGCAATGATCCACGGATCCCTGTGGATATATCAAAATTTCGTCAGTTGAGATTTTTGGAGCTTCGTAAAGTTTGTATCGATCTAGTCAGTGGAATTCAAGGAGTAAGAGGACAATTAGAAAGTATTTCTTGTACTGGAGGAGGAGGTGTGGGCACTGTTGGAAGATTGCTGG CTTCTTGTGGTCGTGATGCTGGAGTTGGCTTTGTCTGGGCTTCTATGAAACGTTTAGCATTACCATACAATGGACTTGGGAGACTGGATAAATCTTTGGAACTCGCGCCATGGCTCCAAACCTTAGATTTGAGTCATAATCTTATTATTTCGACCAGCGAACTGGATTGTCTCCCAAGTTTGAAATATGTTAATCTTGGGTATAATAAACTGGAGGCAGCTCCTACCTTGAACAAGGCTACATATCATACTTTGCAAATTCTAGTATTGAGAAataattatattgaaaatttgaacg GCTTACAAGGTTTGGATTGTTTGGCGGAGCTCGATTTGTCATATAATTGTCTCGACGATCATTCAGTTCTGTGGCCATTGGAAACTATGTCAGCTTTATTATGGGTTGCTCTTGAAGGAAATCCTCTCGCCTACTACAAAAAACATAGATTGCTCACAATCAAACATCTTCATTCGGCCTTATCTGAAAGTAAA CTTATCACGTCACATCAGTTTGTTTTAGATCACGAGCCATTAAGTAAAACAGAGAAAATGTTGGTCTCGCACAACCGGACGTTCATGATCAGGTCTGCACCATCGCCATCAAAAGATGATCAGGCCTCGATGACCAGTTCTATTATGTCCAACGTGACATTACCATCGGTAGAAAATACATATCACAATGATCTATTAATCACTCAAAGATCTGATTTGATGGAGGGTAATGAAAGAATGGCAACGCgcaatagaaaaaagaaatatgtcTGTGAAGCGATTATAACGGATGAGGATACCAAGGAAAATACGACAGATATGTCGTCGAGTATTGCTTCTTCGCTCCTGGAAACTTCGGCTGATCatttggaaacaaaaaaacaaattctcgCTTTGAGAGCTAAATTCGGCGACGAGAAATGGTTGGTCAGTGATGCGGGTTCCTTTGTCCAAGATATAATGGGTCTTGAAAGATCCGTCGTTCCTACATTACAAATTGCATCTGGTTTGGATCCATCATTGCACTCAGTTGTTACGACCGTTAGTACAAAATATTCAACCAATTTTTCAACTGATTCTGCGGTTTGGAGTAACGAGTCATCGAGCGATGACGTTGCAACTGAGTCGGCGGTTCTCAAAGGCGATGAAGTTGAGCGCGAAGAGAACGATATCATTGTTGACGAATCAGAGGGTGACAAAACTATCAATATTAAAGACCAAATAGAGTCTCTAAAAGTCACTGAACCGCTCTATGACCCGGGGGAAG AGACGGGAGAATTATATTTGGTCCAGCAAAAATCGAACAGCGAAGAGatgcaaacatttttcttagTCATAACACCGGA AGAAATTAAAGAAATCGATTGGATCACTGGACGCTTGAGATACAGGTGGTCAACTGACACTGTATTGTCGTGTGTCATGGGACGTGGCGAGACTCCAACAATTGATTTTATATTCGATACTACGCGAAAGGATCGACAAAATCGAACCTACTTCGTCGAGAAAGAAGACGCTCCG AAAATCGTTAAAACTGTGGGTGACTTGATAAAAGTTCGTCCCATATTACTGAAAGTTTTCAAATGCATGAAATGTTCGACGCATTTTTCACAAGACCCGGATTACGTGACTGGAGTGACAACAACTACAATATCCA GTATAAAACCCCCGAAATGTCCAACTTGTAGGAGTACGTTAGTAATACAAACCGATGAACTCTTGACTCCAGACGTCGAAGATgcaaaaaaagattttgaaaaatcgcctTCGAAAAGTCACACTGATGAAAATACTGTTCAAGGAAATTTACAGCATTCCGGATCGCATTCTAGCATCG GTTCAGCAACGAGTCTTGAGGAATCACGTGAATCAACGCCCTCGGCGAGTACAGTCACAAAACGTTATGAGAGTGATATTGAGATATTGAGTAATCCAAGTCAAAGTAGTATCGAGGTATTGGACGATGGAACAAA AGCGAGTTCGACGCCGAATAGAAAACGATCGTCGGAAGAGAGACGCGTTGCGATTGCTCCCACCCTCTTAACAATTCCAGACACAGCTCCTGTTATGACGGGCTTAACAGAAAGTAGCTCTTCAG GATCATTGACTGACAGTATTTGTACGGCTTACGAGAATAAAGCCTTGAGGACACCCGGAATAGCGAGCAAAcggaacgataaaaaaatgttatctgGCTGTGAAACCCCAACAAATTCTGAACCATCAAAAATCGCTACATCGACAACACCTGTAGGAAATCTGACTTCGATGCTCGGAG GATTGCTTCAGAGCATGAAAATTGTTACGCCCAAAAGTACTCCGACCAAGCCCGAGGAAGCAACGGATTTTTTAGAAACCGATATAGAATATTCGTATGATGACTTTGGAAGTGTCGATCACAGAATAAAATTGCATCTGGTATTGAACGTTTTCGAACAGGAGAACGAAAAATTCCGCATGCTTTTGAGG gCTCAAATGATCATGCAAGATTCGACAGAACCTTTCCAAGGATGTCTTGTTTTGTCAAACTGCAAAGTGTACGTGCTCAAGATAATCGGTCCAGAGAG TGGTGATCCTCAGCGCTGGTTGAGCAAGGAAATGAGTTGGACGCACGACAAATTGCGATGTATTGCTCCCTTACCCTTCAAACAAGGTGTGCTAGTGGAGTTAGTAAAACGCAATGTACCCAAAGAAGATCCAATCGAAATAGATATCGTATGCATACTTCAAGATTTCAAAAGAACTTCGAACCTTCTCTACTACCTAACGG ACTTAGGTCTACCTTTCCAGTGTCAATTGGATTCGACAGCACCATCTCACTACAAAAGAGTTTTACTGGATTCGATGGATTTGTCTTCGAACTGGAAATCCTGGgaggaaataagaattttagCTTTTTTCACACTAGCCTCGTTCACAcaaaatgatgataaaatgaaattgaaaagcgGCGGCTTAATCGTTACAGATTCGGCGATTTTACTCACAGGCGAAAAGGTCCAATGGCTTTTGCCGATAAGCGAAGAAAAGCCACAGATTATCGCGGAACACGCCATAAGCAACTTGATTGaagtg GGACACCGTCGTTGTCTCCTCGATTTGAGTTTTATCGATGAAGTTGGTGGAGTTGAGGATATATGGAGGCTCGTATTTGTATCATCGGATGCTGCCAAAGCTGTAATCAATGCGATCGAGGCACCTTGGGAAAAGTTGTTTTCGGTGCCATTACAAGTTACAAACAAAGCGTTGTGA